Proteins encoded together in one Rossellomorea sp. y25 window:
- the yunB gene encoding sporulation protein YunB, translating into MSKFKTYKPRRGGPLPFRYVMIITILFFMISTGFGLWIINKGLKPTLLAYAETQTSRIGTLVINKAINKKIADVLDISDITEEVKNTEGDIVSFKYNTQTINRVQAEITNLVQQNLQEAEEGNLENLEFITEVEIDEGKSKAAKGITYSVPLGQATNNVLLGNLGPKVPIRFHSIGDVRSDIKTTVEQFGINNAVVKVFVELEVNVQIIIPFATKTETIKQDILVAMGTVHLDVPQFYNNGGGESSPSIEIPTN; encoded by the coding sequence TTGTCAAAGTTTAAAACATACAAACCCCGAAGAGGAGGGCCGCTACCTTTTCGATATGTGATGATCATTACGATTCTATTCTTTATGATATCTACTGGATTCGGGTTGTGGATCATTAATAAAGGTTTAAAACCGACACTTCTTGCTTATGCTGAGACCCAGACCAGCAGGATCGGTACGTTAGTTATCAATAAAGCAATTAACAAAAAAATTGCCGATGTTCTTGATATTTCGGATATAACGGAAGAAGTGAAGAATACAGAAGGCGATATTGTCTCATTTAAATACAATACTCAGACAATCAACCGGGTTCAGGCAGAAATCACAAACTTAGTACAGCAAAACCTGCAGGAAGCAGAGGAAGGAAATTTAGAAAACCTGGAATTTATTACCGAAGTGGAAATCGATGAAGGGAAATCTAAAGCAGCGAAGGGCATCACTTACTCGGTGCCTCTTGGTCAGGCGACCAACAACGTGTTACTCGGTAATCTGGGTCCAAAAGTGCCCATTCGCTTTCATTCGATCGGGGATGTCCGTTCCGATATTAAAACGACAGTAGAGCAATTTGGGATCAATAATGCTGTTGTAAAAGTGTTTGTCGAGCTTGAAGTCAATGTCCAGATCATCATTCCATTTGCAACGAAAACGGAAACCATCAAGCAGGATATCCTGGTTGCCATGGGTACCGTTCACCTGGATGTACCACAGTTTTATAACAATGGTGGAGGTGAATCCAGCCCATCCATTGAAATTCCCACAAATTAG
- a CDS encoding HD-GYP domain-containing protein: MRLISTRALKPGMVLATTVYNMRGQALIHDNVPITERMIYRLQELSIQYVYIEDSLSSGIHVNGTVSNKVRQQAVNNIEMAFNQLSASKTAPSALMIEDSAKQLKQVIDVVLSEVKANHDLLTILTDVFTYDSYIFHHSFNVTLYTLSIGLELKLSAKQLEQLGVGAILHDIGKMLVPEEILLKPGKLTEGEFSEIKKHSEHGFEILRQLHSVSLIIAHCAYQHHERLDGSGYPRGIKGEDIHPFAKIIAVADVFDAMTSNRVYRKAMLPHQALEVLYAGSGTLFDTNVIGAFRSSVAIYPNGMVVELNDGRKGIVTDQNKGVTDRPVIRIIEEDGQELQTPYPIDLSTELDKVITGFDPDYEPQSLKIK, encoded by the coding sequence ATGAGGCTTATATCAACTAGGGCTTTGAAACCGGGCATGGTTCTAGCTACAACCGTATATAATATGAGAGGTCAAGCTTTAATTCATGATAACGTTCCGATAACAGAACGCATGATTTATAGATTGCAGGAGCTTAGTATTCAGTATGTCTATATTGAAGACTCGCTTTCGAGCGGAATCCATGTAAATGGGACCGTTTCGAATAAAGTGAGACAGCAAGCTGTAAACAATATTGAAATGGCCTTTAATCAATTAAGCGCATCGAAAACGGCGCCAAGTGCGCTCATGATTGAAGATAGTGCTAAGCAATTGAAGCAGGTGATTGATGTAGTCTTGTCTGAAGTAAAGGCAAATCATGATCTCCTAACCATTTTGACAGATGTTTTCACATATGATTCCTATATTTTTCATCATTCATTTAATGTTACATTGTATACGCTCTCAATTGGTCTTGAACTTAAGCTCTCTGCTAAACAGCTCGAGCAGTTAGGGGTGGGAGCGATTTTGCATGATATCGGTAAGATGCTGGTACCAGAGGAGATTCTATTGAAGCCAGGTAAGCTGACAGAAGGCGAGTTCTCTGAAATTAAGAAGCATTCTGAACACGGCTTTGAGATTCTGAGACAGCTTCATTCTGTGTCTTTGATCATTGCTCATTGCGCTTATCAGCATCATGAGAGGCTTGATGGATCCGGTTATCCACGGGGAATCAAAGGCGAGGATATTCATCCGTTTGCAAAAATCATTGCAGTGGCGGATGTATTTGACGCCATGACGTCTAATCGTGTGTATCGGAAAGCCATGCTTCCACATCAAGCGTTGGAGGTATTATATGCAGGCAGCGGCACCCTGTTTGATACAAATGTAATCGGAGCCTTCAGGTCTTCTGTTGCCATCTATCCAAATGGGATGGTTGTGGAGCTGAATGATGGCCGAAAAGGAATAGTGACAGATCAAAATAAAGGGGTAACGGATCGACCGGTGATTCGGATCATCGAAGAAGACGGACAGGAATTACAAACCCCTTATCCCATTGATTTAAGCACGGAATTAGATAAGGTGATTACCGGGTTTGACCCGGATTATGAACCCCAATCTCTAAAAATTAAATAA